In Candidatus Binatia bacterium, the sequence GCATAGCGCCCGGCGCGGAAAGGTGTCAACACGTGGTGTCCCGAGACCGTCCGGAAGAACTGGCTTGATTTACATATTAGGGATCGATGTAATGTCCTGGATGCATGTCTTCCGCTGCTCGGCAGCAGCTCTCCTGTGCCTGACCCTAGCCACAGAAGCAGCAGCGCAAACATCGAAGCTCGGCCCCCGGATTGCCCGCCAAATCGAGACGGCAGGTGAGACGGAGGTGTTTGTCATCTTCGCCGCGCCGTCATCGCCCGAGCACGACCCGGCAGCGCGACGGCGCGCGGTCAGGCAGGCACGCGAGACCGTGCTGCCATCGTTGCGCGCCGAGGACGTTCGCGTGCACCACCAGTTCAACTTCGTGAGCGGTTTCACCGCCTCCGTCAACGCGCGCGGTCTGCGCCAACTGCTGAAACACCCGAGCGTGCTCCGTGTGGAACCCATGGAGCGCGGCTCCGCCGCCTTGGCGCAGAGCGTACCGCAAATCCGTGCCGACGCCGTGCACCGCCGTGACGATCTGGGACAAGGGGTGACGGTAGCGGTGCTGGACACCGGCGTCGACATCACGCATCCGGATCTTGAGGGGAGCGTGATTGCCGAAGAGTGCTTTTGCGCAGGCAACTGCTG encodes:
- a CDS encoding S8 family serine peptidase yields the protein MSWMHVFRCSAAALLCLTLATEAAAQTSKLGPRIARQIETAGETEVFVIFAAPSSPEHDPAARRRAVRQARETVLPSLRAEDVRVHHQFNFVSGFTASVNARGLRQLLKHPSVLRVEPMERGSAALAQSVPQIRADAVHRRDDLGQGVTVAVLDTGVDITHPDLEGSVIAEECFCAGNCCPNGTNRQSGPGSAATSYPHGIHVTGIIVSKGIVAPTGV